The Arabidopsis thaliana chromosome 5, partial sequence genomic interval AGCCTGCTGAGATAGATGAAAAACCTAGATTTCTCTTGGACTCGCTGCTCTGTGGATTATCCAAACAGGTGTTTGCTTTGACATTACACTATAATTTCTACTTACGCATCATGAACTCAAATCTTCTGGTGTGATTAAGATTGTGACATTTGTGCTAAATCAACTTGTTAAACATGGTTGTGATTTCTTATTGAAGGAAATAATTAGGCTAATCAACTTTAGCTgaatttaagagaaaatgatgTCTTCTTACCTCTGTGAAGCTGCACTAGAATCACACACATTTACTCTTTTTCGCCACTGACTTGTCAAAAGTCTTTCTTTTGTgaatgatatgtttttttttttcccttatttatttgatgtttatcTCTCAGACCAAGATTTCTCTCAGACTCGCTGCCCTGTGGTTATCCgaacatgtttttctttggattttgatagtgtcttcttaaacaaaataatcagaGGCTAATAACCTAAGCTAAACTTAAGAGACTCACAAATTATTGAATTGAGAGCatccaaacaacaacaaaaaagacattcaagaaaacaaaaacccaaaaagacCGTCTTGTACTCTAGGTTGTTGGACTCGTCTTATATTATTGATTGTCCTATAATGTGCCAATTTATTGCTTAACGTACTTCTTGGCCCGCTCCCAAATTCATGACGGGGATATTGGGACATTGTCGTCCTCTTAACCCTCATCTTTCCCTTGGCGAAGGGCTAGCTGCACTAGAAAACACATTTACTCAATTTTTCACCATTGACTTATCAAaagtctttctttttgtgaatGATTTGGGTTTGCTTATTTATTGAAGTTTATCTTCAGCAGCATTACCGATTATcgatttcatttttctaacaaaaaccCTTTTCCAAAACTACAGGGAAATTGGTAAGACGCCTAAACTTAAAAACCCAAACAGGTTTCTCTTTTGAGATTGCACTAAAATGTCTTCGTGCATCATCACTTCATGGTGGATTAAGATCTTTTGGTACGATTGATATGATAGTTTCTTTGGAACTAAGATTCATGCTGATTGTCTgattaattaagaaactacTGTTGCATCAAAAGTGACACTTCTCTAgtaaaactaaagaaaaagaatattgtttgtgatttcttaaacaaaataattagagACTAATAACCTACGCGATAAAAGAGAACTCACAAATTAGTGAGAGCAAAAAAACTACGGAAAGGACagtctttaaagaaaaacacaataaaCAATCAACGAAAAAGGGCAGTCTTGTTTGGACTGTGATATATCAATGTGTGCTTCTTGGTCCGCTCCTTAGTTTCCCAGAAAAAAACTTCATGACGGTGATGTTGGGACATTGTTGTCCTCTTAAccctcatcttcttccattggTGAAGCTGCCTGCActagaaaacatatatactcaTTTTCACCATTGACTTGAGTCCTGACTAAGTCTTTCTTTTAGTGTATGATATTTGGGTTTgcttatttatttaaagttttatcttCAACAGCATAGCCACCCgttggtttcttgatttttccttGGGAGTTAAGAAAAGATGGAGAGTTCTTTTGGGCTTTTGTTGGCACTGTTAACTTTGACCATCATTCATATTGTTCAAGCTCAAGACCCACAAGGTATCAGATATCGTCTTTGTTCTATATACATCTATGTGTAGAAACATTTTGGTTATAAGAAAGAAGTGCACTGGTTTTAATGTCTGTTAACAGGGTTCATCAGTTTGGATTGCGGGCTACCCGCAAATGAGACGTCTCCTTATACAGAGACTCAAACTGGTCTGTTGTTCTCTTCGGACGCAACATTCATCCAGAGCGGAAAAACTGGTAGAGTCCAAGCAAATCAAGAGAGTAAATTCTTGAAGCCATACAGAACGCTGAGATATTTCCCAGAGGGAGTACGGAATTGCTACAATCTGAGTGTGTTCAAGGAGCGTAAATATTTGATCGCTGCTAGTTTTTTATATGGAAATTACGATGGTCATAACATAGCCCCTGTGTTTGATCTTTATCTTGGACCAAATTTATGGGCgaaaatagatttacaagatGTGAATGGTACAGGGGAAGAGATCTTACACATCCCAACATCGAACTCGTTGCAGATATGTCTTGTTCAGACTGGGGAAACTACACCGCTGATATCCTCTTTGGAATTACGGCCAATGAGAACTGGAAGCTATACCACTGTGTCTGGTTCCCTGAAAACATACAGGcgtttatattttaaaaagtctGGATCTAGGCTACGGTAAGTCAACTTTTAACTGAACAATGGCTCTTCTTTCTGCTATGTTTTCTGTGCCTTTGTTTCTCATTTGTCTGTTTACACTTTTTCAACACAAGTAGGCTGATTTCTTTTCAAGGAACATCGACTCTAAATAATatagaagacaagaaaaaaacaatgaaattttCCATACATTTGGTTTTAAGACGATCAGTATGGTAATATTACAACGGTTCACGATGGTGAATAACATAGTTTCATTTTATGATACCTATTCTGCTGCTAAAACAATATTGTTCTTAACCCCTAGGTACAGTAAAGATGTTTATGATCGCTCATGGTTTCCGCGCTTCATGGACGAATGGACCCAGATTTCCACTGCTCTCGGGGTGATTAATACCAACATCTACCAACCACCGGAAGATGCGCTGAAAAATGCTGCCACGCCTACTGATGCTAGTGCGCCACTGACATTTAAATGGAATTCAGAAAAATTGGATGTCCAATATTACTTTTACGCACACTATGCTGAGATCCAAGACTTGCAGGCAAATGATACCAGAGAATTCAACATCTTATTGAATGGACAAAATTTATCTGTGACTGGCCCTGAAGTCCCAGATAAGCTAAGTATAAAGACCTTCCAAAGCTCGTCACCGATAAGTTGCAATGGATGGGCATGTAATTTTCAGCTGATAAGAACCAAAAGATCAACTCTTCCACCTCTACTTAATGCTTTGGAAGTCTACACAGTTATTCAGTTTCCACGGTCCGAAACAGATGAAAGCGACGGTACGTGACTTTCTTTTCCAGGTCTATGCTTTCTTATGTTAGTAAcgaaataaatcaaaaacacaTCGATTCTTTTATTATGTCAGTGGTTGCTATGAAAAACATCTCAGCCAGCTATGGATTGAGTAGAATCAACTGGCAAGGCGATCCATGCTTCCCTCAGCAGCTTAGGTGGGACGCTTTAGACTGCACCAACAGAAATATCTCCCAACCACCAAGAATCACTTCTTTGTAAGTCGTAAATTTAGTGGTACGCACGCACTCTTCAAGATCTGTTAGTAATCTTGATCACTAACACTTTGAATGTGCATTTCAATAGAAACTTGTCTTCAAGTCGTTTAAATGGAACCATAGCAGCTGCCATTCAAAGTATTACACAACTTGAAACACTGTAAGCTTTACCATTGTTAATTGAATACGAGAAACTGTTATTATATGGATGggaataaatttgataaaccTTCAAGTGTTTATCCTCTATTGCTAACGTTAGGGACTTGTCGTATAATAACTTAACTGGAGAGGTGCCAGAGTTTCTTGGCAAAATGAAATCGTTGTCGGTCATGTAAGTTCTctctcaatatatattttctaatgcTTTTCAGATTCCAACTCAGTTGTTTTTAACAGAAACTTAAGCGGGAACAATCTTAATGGTTCAATTCCGCAAGCTCTTCGAAAGAAAAGACTAAAACTATAGTAAGAAACTTTCCACATAGCTATATGAACTTTTATCAATAAATATCTGTAACCATTCTGTGCATTTGATGTCCTGAACAACCCTTATTTTATTGTAGCCTTGAAGGAAACCCAAGGCTTATAAAACCACCTAAGAAGGAATTTCCTGTGGCAATTGTTACATTAGTTGTTTTTGTCACAGTCATTGTggttctttttcttgttttcagaaagaaaatgtCCACGATTGTAAAAGGTACTTGCAAGAGAGgcattaaataagaaaaacttataaatcTTGGGAATGCCGTTCGTTGCTCCGTTGCATGACAAGAAGAGATgcacattaaaaaaagaaatatcataACATCCTTATTCTGATGTACAGGTCTACGCCTGCCACCAAGGACATCAATGGTGGATGTTacattttctaataaaaaaagcaaaaggtTCACATATTCAGAGGTCGTCCAAGTGACAAAGAACTTCCAAAGAGTTTTAGGTAAAGGAGGGTTCGGCATGGTCTATCACGGTACTGTAAAGGGTTCTGAACAGGTGGCCGTTAAGGTTCTCTCTCAATCGTCAACTCAAGGCTCTAAGGAGTTCAAAGCAGAGGTGCCCATATTTCTGTAATCTTCCCAACTATACTATGATCTGTTTCTCCAAAGGTTACGgatttcaacattttcttaaCACGTAGTCTTTTTTAGGTTGATCTCCTTCTGAGAGTGCACCATACAAATTTGGTGAGCCTGGTTGGGTATTGCTGTGAAGGAGATTACTTGGCCCTCGTCTATGAGTTTCTTCCCAATGGAGACTTAAAACAACATTTGTCAGgtgatatattttcttaattatgtcACGTCTAATAGTTGCTCATGAAACTCAGAAGACCTGAATGGATCTAACAATCTAATATACAGGAAAAGGAGGTAATTCCATCATCAACTGGAGTATTCGACTGCGAATAGCTTTGGAAGCAGCACTAGGTTCGTACTATGTTAAAAAACTGTAGGACAAGATATCAATTCCGTTCATATTAGTTTGATGATAGGTTTGATGATATTTGTACTCAATTGCATAGGTTTGGAGTACTTGCATATTGGATGCACACCACCGATGGTTCATAGAGATGTCAAAACTGCCAACATATTGCTCGACGAGAATTTTAAGGCCAAACTCGCTGATTTTGGTCTTTCAAGATCTTTCCAAGGTGAAGGCGAATCTCAGGAATCGACAACAATTGCTGGTACTCTTGGATACCTTGATCCCGAGTAAGTATTATTAGTTTCCAGATACACACACTCAAACACTTGttctgaaactttttattCCTTCTTCGATGATTAAAGAGTATATATTATGTTGTTGTCTTGCAGATGTTACCATTCAGGTCGATTGGGTGAGAAGAGTGATGTCTACAGTTTCGGGATCGTGTTATTGGAGATGATCACAAACCAACCAGTGATCAATCAAACCTCGGGAGATTCTCACATAACACAATGGGTTGGCTTTCAGATGAACCGAGGTGATATTCTTGAGATTATGGATCCAAACCTTCGCAAGGATTATAACATTAATTCTGCCTGGAGAGCTTTGGAACTGGCAATGTCATGCGCGTATCCTTCTTCCTCAAAACGACCATCCATGTCTCAGGTTATACACGAGCTGAAAGAGTGTATTGCGTGTGAAAACACAGGGATAAGTAAGAATCGAAGCTTGGAATATCAAGAAATGAACGTTAGCTTGGACACTACGGCGGTTCCCATGGCAAGATAGTTCTGAATGTTTTCTACTAATAAGGAATCAATACTCAACTAGTTACACATTTAGCAAGATTTGTAAACTTGTTAAAGTAATGATTGAAGTGTGTAATTGTGTATACGTCTTGTAGATAAACTCGAAGTCGACAAATTTCCTTCTGCGTTCAttgattattaatatattCAGATCAATATTCTCTgctcttttggtttcttcatatGTCTTGAGTACCACGAAAAGGTAGTTTTGCTTTGACCATCTACATTTCAAAGATCATTTTCTCTACAATCTTGGTTTCTTTCAATGTGGTTTACTTTTGTCTGTAATTGTTTTCTCTCATGTTAATCCACTTACccatttctaattttttttttttttttttttcctgccTATGAAACAGAACTAGGTCTCTCAATCCTAGTCAACTATCATAATGTTGGTGACTGGTGAGTCTGCTTGCTATTGATGCCATCATGCCACTAGCCTTTTGTGTGACACTAATTAACGACCATTGACCAGTTCTCAGAATTTCTTCATGTTGTCATGGTGTTGAGTGTCTAGTGGCTTATTAAAGCCAATATCTTTGTTGCGTGATTGATACATTCTTTGGAAGTTATACTAAAAGCAAGTTGCATATTTCTGACCAGGAAACTAAAAACTAGACTGATATACACAATTTTCATGATAGTGATGTTGGACCATTATCTCCcttttattcttcttattcCTCTCGTGGTGAAGTTGCATTAGAATACACCTTTTGGTCATTATCCATCATGTTTAAGCCTAAGGGCTAATTGTTATAAACCTTGTTTATTTCCTGCTGACCTACTTTGCTTTGTAATATCTAGTCAGCATATATAGATCATTGTGTGCCTAAATAATGCTGAATATTGTTGTGGTTTCTCACTTTTTATTCATATGATTTGAAACAAAGTCAGGTCTACTACATATATAAGTCAACGACCATTAGAATGTCAACTCTTTTTGAACATTTCTTCATGCATCATTGTGGTAGTCTGGTGGCTATTAAACCAATATCTTTTTTGTGTACTTGACAAGTTCTTTTGAAGTAAATTGCATATTGTCTGACCAAGAAACTATACTGATGTTCAATGCCACAAATGACCCCAGTCAAGTTCATAATAGTGATGTTGGAACATTGTTATCCtcttatccttcttcttcttcccatggTGAAGTTGTAAAAGCCATGACTTGAAAAAGTCTTTGCTTTTAGTTTCCAGTTTgttttttgcttatatatcCTCTTGTTATCTTCCTGAGCTTAGGCAACGATTTTTGTCATTGGTGggtaagaagaaaatatggaGAGGTCTCTTGAGCTCTTGTTGCTCCTTATCAGAACTTTGGCCATCATTCATATTTCTCAAGCTCAAAGCCAACAAGGTAACATAATCCATGCCTAAACTgacacatatatatgtgtattcttcatcttcttgttcttattAATCGTATTTTCAacattcatgtttttttttccatgtcTCGTAACAGGGTTCATCAGTTTGGATTGTGGTCTACCCGCGAATGAACCATCTCCTTATACAGAGCCGAGGACTGGATTGCAGTTTTCTTCGGACGCAGCATTCATCCAGAGTGGAAAAATTGGTAGGATTCAAGCAAATCTGGAGGCTGACTTCCTGAAGCCATCAACGACGATGAGATATTTTCCAGACGGAAAACGGAACTGCTACAATCTAAACGTTGAGAAGGGAAGAAATCATCTTATCAGGGCTCGGTTTGTATATGGAAATTATGATGGTCGTGACACTGGCCCCAAGTTTGATCTGTATCTTGGACCTAATCCATGGGCCACGATAGATTTGGCAAAACAAGTGAATGGTACACGTCCCGAGATCATGCACATCCCAACATCAAACAAGTTGCAGGTTTGTCTTGTTAAGACTGGGGAAACTACACCGCTAATATCGGTTTTGGAAGTACGGCCGATGGGAAGTGGTACTTATCTCACCAAGTCTGGCTCTCTGAAACTTTACTATCGAGAATATTTTAGCAAGTCTGATTCTTCTCTAAGGTATCAACTTCAACTGAACATCATCTCCtctttttgctctgtttcgctctttgttctgttttgctctgttttgtttttggctctgttctcctctgtttttgcaAGTGTGTATCTGTTTCCAACGTggattgaaaataattttttttagaaactaGAAAAGGTTTATAACAAagattaaaacagaaaaagtcTCTAAAGAtctaagataagaaaaaaatgatattttcgGATTTTCCATCTTATTTTTATGTTCCTCTGCTGAAACGATGTTGTTCCCATCCTCAGGTACCCTGATGATATCTATGACCGCCAATGGACTTCGTTCTTTGATACAGAGTGGACACAAATTAACACCACTAGCGATGTGGGAAATTCCAATGACTATAAGCCACCAAAAGTCGCTCTCACTACTGCGGCCATTCCAACTAATGCCAGTGCGCCATTGACGAATGAATGGAGTTCAGTAAACCCCGATGAACAGTATTACGTATACGCCCATTTTTCTGAGATCCAAGAGTTGCAGGCAAATGAAACCAGGGAATTCAACATGTTACTAAAtgggaaacttttttttggccCTGTGGTTCCTCCAAAGCTAGCAATAAGTACTATCCTAAGTGTGTCGCCGAATACTTGTGAAGGAGGGGAGTGCAATTTACAGCTGATAAGAACCAACAGATCAACTCTTCCACCTCTACTTAACGCTTATGAGGTCTACAAAGTTATTCAGTTTCCGCAGTTGGAAACAAATGAAACCGACGGTACGTGTGTTTCAAGGTTATGCTAATACGATCTATGCTTTCTTATGATAGTATGGAAAGAAATTTATTATAAACTCTAAAAGAGTATTCAAAACGTTTTATGTATTCTTTCTAACATcaccaaaacatttatataacAGTTTCTGCTGTGAAAAACATCCAAGCCACCTATGAATTGAGTAGAATCAACTGGCAAAGCGATCCATGCGTCCCTCAACAGTTTATGTGGGATGGTTTAAACTGCAGCATCACAGATATAACCACGCCACCAAGAATCACTACTTTGTAAGCCATTAGTTCACTAGTATACACATCAGGATCTATAAGTGATCATGATCATATTATTGAATATGGTTTTGGAAATTTCACCAGAAACTTGTCATCAAGTGGTTTAACTGGAACGATAACAGCTGCCATTCAAAATCTTACGACACTAGAAAAGCTGTAAGTATGTCTTGTTGCTGATCAAATGTTACGtgtatgcaaaa includes:
- a CDS encoding Leucine-rich repeat protein kinase family protein (Leucine-rich repeat protein kinase family protein; FUNCTIONS IN: kinase activity; INVOLVED IN: protein amino acid phosphorylation; LOCATED IN: endomembrane system; EXPRESSED IN: 17 plant structures; EXPRESSED DURING: 13 growth stages; CONTAINS InterPro DOMAIN/s: Protein kinase, ATP binding site (InterPro:IPR017441), Protein kinase, catalytic domain (InterPro:IPR000719), Leucine-rich repeat (InterPro:IPR001611), Serine/threonine-protein kinase-like domain (InterPro:IPR017442), Protein kinase-like domain (InterPro:IPR011009), Serine/threonine-protein kinase, active site (InterPro:IPR008271); BEST Arabidopsis thaliana protein match is: Leucine-rich repeat protein kinase family protein (TAIR:AT5G59680.1); Has 30201 Blast hits to 17322 proteins in 780 species: Archae - 12; Bacteria - 1396; Metazoa - 17338; Fungi - 3422; Plants - 5037; Viruses - 0; Other Eukaryotes - 2996 (source: NCBI BLink).) translates to MESSFGLLLALLTLTIIHIVQAQDPQGFISLDCGLPANETSPYTETQTGLLFSSDATFIQSGKTGRVQANQESKFLKPYRTLRYFPEGVRNCYNLSVFKERKYLIAASFLYGNYDGHNIAPVFDLYLGPNLWAKIDLQDVNGTGEEILHIPTSNSLQICLVQTGETTPLISSLELRPMRTGSYTTVSGSLKTYRRLYFKKSGSRLRYSKDVYDRSWFPRFMDEWTQISTALGVINTNIYQPPEDALKNAATPTDASAPLTFKWNSEKLDVQYYFYAHYAEIQDLQANDTREFNILLNGQNLSVTGPEVPDKLSIKTFQSSSPISCNGWACNFQLIRTKRSTLPPLLNALEVYTVIQFPRSETDESDVVAMKNISASYGLSRINWQGDPCFPQQLRWDALDCTNRNISQPPRITSLNLSSSRLNGTIAAAIQSITQLETLDLSYNNLTGEVPEFLGKMKSLSVINLSGNNLNGSIPQALRKKRLKLYLEGNPRLIKPPKKEFPVAIVTLVVFVTVIVVLFLVFRKKMSTIVKGLRLPPRTSMVDVTFSNKKSKRFTYSEVVQVTKNFQRVLGKGGFGMVYHGTVKGSEQVAVKVLSQSSTQGSKEFKAEVDLLLRVHHTNLVSLVGYCCEGDYLALVYEFLPNGDLKQHLSGKGGNSIINWSIRLRIALEAALGLEYLHIGCTPPMVHRDVKTANILLDENFKAKLADFGLSRSFQGEGESQESTTIAGTLGYLDPECYHSGRLGEKSDVYSFGIVLLEMITNQPVINQTSGDSHITQWVGFQMNRGDILEIMDPNLRKDYNINSAWRALELAMSCAYPSSSKRPSMSQVIHELKECIACENTGISKNRSLEYQEMNVSLDTTAVPMAR